One segment of Homalodisca vitripennis isolate AUS2020 unplaced genomic scaffold, UT_GWSS_2.1 ScUCBcl_2321;HRSCAF=6949, whole genome shotgun sequence DNA contains the following:
- the LOC124371953 gene encoding LOW QUALITY PROTEIN: dual oxidase-like (The sequence of the model RefSeq protein was modified relative to this genomic sequence to represent the inferred CDS: deleted 6 bases in 4 codons) — protein IVDSVTYLGMVVDRDLRWNQHIAQLSGLNCVEDCSFIGNMFQGSELAYIYACVFLGFVPLVCGGAGYGVIKLQNRRRRQLRMMQEELKTGNKPAAASVDKMAVREWLHANHRRIVKLRFGPETNLHTVDRKGEKLRSVSFKNGDTITVEESQVPERGKKKRPLVLVRVPRDHDLVLEFDSLSSRRKFMSKFESFLNSHKKHIIALQSPRDLMLAKAETRERRQRRLEHFFREAYALTFGLKPGEKRRREDENGDVVMRTSLSSAEFASALGMKPDAVFVRMMFNIVDKDGDGRISFQEFLDTVVLFSRGKTEDKLRIIFDMCDNDRNGVIDKGELSEMLRSLVEIARTTSLSDAHVTELIDGMFQNAGLERKDFLTYADFKLMMKEYKGDFVAIGLDCKGAKQNFLDTSTNVARMTSFHIDPISDMDKGWLSRHLDCVTTYLEENRQNIFYLFVFYVITIALFVERFIHYSFLAEHTDLRHIMGVGIAITRGSAASLSFCYCLLLITMSRNLLTKLKEFAVQQYIPLDAHIQFHKIAACTALFFSLLHTVGHIVNFLMFSTQPLEHLHCLTSEVHFPSDYKPGITFWLFQTITGITGVMLFCVMVIIFVFAHPLIRKKAYKFFWLTHSLYVILYLLCLIHGLARITGPPRFWMFFIIPGIIYTLDKIVSLRTKYLALDVLETELLPSDVIKIKFYRPPNFKYLSGQWVRLACTAFRTDEFHSFTLTSAPHENFLSCHIKAQGPWTWKLRNYFDPCNYNPDEDQPKIRLEGPFGGGNQDWYKFEVAVMVGGGIGVTPYASILNDLVFGTSTNRYSGVACKKVYFLWICPSHKHFEWFIDVLRDVEKKDVTNVLEIHIFITQFFHKFDLRTTMLYICENHFQRLSKTSMFTGLKAINHFGRPDMSSFLKFVQKKHSYVSKIGVFSCGPRPLTKSIMSACEEVNKGRKLPYFIHHFENFG, from the exons GTCTAAACTGTGTGGAGGATTGCAGCTTCATAGGAAACATGTTTCAGGGAAGTGAGCTGGCATACATCTACGCCTGTGTGTTCCTGGGGTTCGTGCCGCTGGTGTGTGGAGGGGCGGGCTACGGAGTCATCAAGCTGCAGAACCGCAGACGCAGACAGCTGCGGATGATGCAAGAAGAACTCAAGACGGGCAATAAACCAGCAGCAGCATCTGTTGACAAGATGGCAGTTAG AGAGTGGCTTCACGCAAACCACCGCCGTATTGTGAAGCTGCGCTTCGGTCCAGAGACCAATCTTCACACAGTGGACCGGAAGGGAGAGAAGCTGCGAAGCGTGAGCTTCAAGAACGGTGACACAATCACTGTCGAGGAGTCTCAG GTTCCCGAGAGAGGGAAGAAGAAACGCCCTCTGGTGTTGGTGAGAGTACCACGTGATCACGACTTGGTCCTCGAGTTCGACTCTCTTTCCTCTCGACGCAAGTTCATGTCCAAGTTCGAATCATTCCTTAATTCACACAAGAAACATATAATTGCACTTCAG TCACCTCGAGATCTGATGCTAGCAAAGGCTGAA ACGAGAGAGAGAAGACAGCGGAGATTAGAACACTTCTTCCGAGAAGCTTACGCGCTTACGTTCGGCCTCAAGCCGGGCGAGAAGCGTAGACGAGAGGATGAGAACGGGGACGTTGTGATGCGTACTTCTCTGTCCAGTGCCGAGTTCGCCAGCGCACTCGGCATGAAGCCTGACGCAGTATTTGTCCGGATGATGTTCAACATCGTGGATAAAGATGGCGATGGCCGCATTTCATTTCAG GAATTTTTAGACACAGTAGTATTGTTTTCAAGGGGCAAGACAGAAGATAAATTGCGGATCATATTTGACATGTGTGACAATGATCGAAACGGAGTTATAGACAAAGGGGAGTTATCAGAAATGCTGAGGTCACTTGTGGAGATTGCCAGGACAACAAGTTTGTCTGACGCTCATGTCACTGAGCTTATAGACGGGATGTTCCAG AATGCTGGGTTGGAGAGAAAAGACTTCCTTACTTATGCTGACTTCAAGTTAATGATGAAAGAATATAAGGGAGATTTTGTTGCAATTGGATTGGACTGTAAGGGGGCCAAACAGAATTTTCTGGACACTTCAACCAATGTGGCCAG AATGACCAGTTTCCACATAGACCCAATCTCAGACATGGACAAAGGTTGGCTGAGCAGACATTTGGACTGTGTAACTACCTACCTGGAGGAGAACCGGCAGAACATCTTCTACCTATTCGTCTTCTATGTTATTACCATTGCTCTCTTTGTTGAAAGATTCATTC ATTACTCGTTTCTGGCTGAACACACGGACCTGCGCCACATCATGGGCGTCGGCATCGCCATCACACGAGGGTCCGCCGCCTCGCTCTCCTTCTGCTACTGCCTGCTGCTCATCACGATGTCGCGCAACCTGCTCACCAAGCTGAAGGAGTTTGCAGTCCAGCAATATATCCCACTCGATGCCCACATCCAGTTCCACAAGATCGCCGCCTGCACCGCTCTCTTCTTCTCGTTACTACATACTGTCGGTCACATCGTCAATTTTTTA ATGTTTTCCACCCAGCCTCTAGAGCATCTCCACTGCCTCACCAGTGAGGTCCACTTCCCCTCTGACTACAAGCCAGGCATTACCTTCTGGCTCTTCCAGACCATCACAG GAATAACGGGAGTAATGCTGTTCTGTGTGATGGTGATCATCTTTGTCTTCGCCCACCCTCTGATTCGCAAGAAGGCTTACAAGTTCTTCTGGCTCACCCACAGTCTCTATGTGATCCTCTACTTGCTCTGTCTGATCCACGGATTGGCTCGGATAACAGGACCTCCTCGCTTCTGGATGTTCTTCATCATCCCGGGCATCATCTACACGTTAGACAAG ATTGTGAGTTTGCGGACCAAATATTTGGCGTTGGATGTTTTGGAGACG GAGCTGCTGCCCTCAGATGTTATCAAGATCAAGTTCTATCGTCCACCCAACTTCAAGTACCTCTCAGGCCAGTGGGTGCGTCTGGCTTGTACGGCTTTCCGCACGGATGAGTTCCACAGCTTCACACTGACATCGGCTCCTCACGAGAACTTCCTTTCGTGTCACATCAAGGCTCAGGGTCCCTGGACATGGAAATTGCGCAACTACTTCGACCCCTGCAACTACAATCCTGATGAGGATCAGCCTAAG ATACGTCTAGAAGGACCTTTCGGCGGAGGGAACCAGGACTGGTACAAGTTTGAAGTGGCTGTAATGGTGGGGGGAGGTATCGGCGTCACTCCTTACGCCTCCATTCTCAACGACCTGGTATTTGGCACTTCGACCAATAGATACTCAGGAGTAGCTTGTAAAAAG GTTTACTTTTTGTGGATCTGTCCCTCCCACAAGCACTTTGAGTGGTTTATAGACGTTCTAAGAGACGTTGAGAAGAAAGACGTCACCAACGTTTTGGAAATCCACATTTTCATCACACAGTTCTTC CATAAGTTCGACTTAAGAACTACAATGCTG TACATCTGTGAGAACCACTTTCAGCGTCTGTCCAAGACAAGCATGTTCACAGGCCTCAAGGCCATCAATCACTTTGGCCGGCCCGACATGTCATCGTTCCTCAAATTTGTACAGAAAAAACATAGCTAC GTGAGCAAGATCGGAGTGTTCAGTTGTGGTCCTCGGCCCCTGACCAAGAGCATCATGTCTGCATGCGAGGAAGTCAACAAGGGCAGGAAACTGCCTTACTTCATCCATCACTTTGAGAACTTTGGTTAA